One Kitasatospora sp. NBC_01287 DNA window includes the following coding sequences:
- a CDS encoding alpha/beta fold hydrolase: MSVVIRQPGVVLTDHLFQVPLDHTAPQGEQIEVYAREVVAVGNERAELPWLLYLQGGPGGRAARPLGRDSWLDRALDDYRVLLLDQRGTGRSTPATRQTLPLRGSAAEQAEYLSYFRADSIVRDAEMIRRRLLGEQGRWSLLGQSFGGFCTLTYLSLAPEGLREALVTGGLAGLRSSAADVYRAAYPRVARKNAAHYARYPQDVEVVRRIAEHLAAAPAALPGGGQLTVRSFQALGLLLGAGSGSDTLHYLLEDAWVRGSAGLELSDTFLAGAQAKLSFADSPLYAVLHESIYGQRSVDPGPSGWAAEQVRAEFPEFDAIRALEDGAPVRFTGEMIYPWMFETDPALHPLQETADLLAKRADWPDLYAPDVLAANQVPVAAAVYHDDMYVDTADSLATADAVRGLRTWVTNEWEHDGLRVSGGQVLDRLIRMVRGQL; this comes from the coding sequence ATGTCCGTCGTGATCCGACAGCCTGGCGTCGTCCTGACCGACCATCTCTTCCAGGTACCGCTGGATCACACGGCTCCGCAGGGCGAGCAGATCGAGGTCTACGCCCGCGAGGTGGTCGCGGTGGGCAACGAGCGCGCCGAACTGCCTTGGCTGCTCTACCTGCAGGGCGGCCCCGGTGGGCGGGCGGCCCGACCGCTGGGTCGTGACAGCTGGCTGGACCGGGCCCTGGACGACTACCGGGTACTGCTGCTCGACCAGCGCGGCACCGGACGCTCGACCCCGGCGACGCGGCAGACCTTGCCGCTGCGCGGCAGCGCGGCCGAGCAGGCCGAGTACCTCTCCTACTTCCGCGCCGACTCGATCGTCCGTGACGCTGAAATGATCAGGCGCCGGCTGCTGGGCGAGCAGGGCAGGTGGAGCCTGCTCGGGCAGAGCTTCGGCGGCTTCTGCACGCTCACCTACCTGTCGCTGGCCCCCGAGGGACTGCGCGAGGCCTTGGTGACCGGTGGTCTGGCAGGCCTGCGCAGCAGCGCGGCAGATGTGTACCGGGCGGCGTACCCGCGAGTGGCACGGAAGAACGCCGCGCACTACGCGCGCTACCCGCAGGACGTCGAGGTCGTGCGGCGGATCGCCGAGCACCTGGCAGCCGCACCCGCCGCACTGCCGGGCGGCGGGCAGCTGACCGTCCGGTCGTTCCAGGCGCTCGGGCTGCTGCTCGGCGCCGGCAGCGGCTCGGACACCCTGCACTACCTGCTGGAGGACGCCTGGGTCCGTGGCAGCGCGGGACTGGAGCTCTCCGACACCTTCCTTGCGGGCGCCCAGGCGAAGCTCTCCTTCGCCGACAGCCCGCTCTACGCCGTGCTGCACGAGTCCATCTACGGGCAGCGGTCGGTGGACCCCGGACCGTCCGGTTGGGCCGCCGAGCAGGTCCGCGCCGAATTCCCCGAGTTCGACGCGATCCGGGCGCTGGAGGACGGTGCCCCGGTGCGCTTCACCGGGGAGATGATCTACCCCTGGATGTTCGAGACCGATCCGGCGCTGCACCCACTGCAGGAGACGGCGGACCTGCTGGCCAAGCGTGCGGACTGGCCCGACCTCTACGCGCCGGACGTCCTGGCGGCCAACCAGGTCCCGGTGGCCGCCGCCGTCTACCACGACGACATGTACGTCGACACCGCCGACTCGCTGGCCACCGCTGACGCTGTCCGCGGCCTGCGGACCTGGGTGACCAACGAGTGGGAGCACGACGGCCTGCGCGTCAGCGGCGGACAGGTGCTGGACCGGCTGATCCGCATGGTCCGCGGCCAGCTGTAG
- a CDS encoding DUF4192 domain-containing protein, whose amino-acid sequence MTHDDPTTASHLRLPGDHLLQMHGPADMAAMLPYLLGFYPDDSIVAVALYGPTGQHGGAIRADIPEDPNTWPTAAAGLLQLLVELSEERERRPDAVLIYLCRDPEPGARPVVTQLRPLADQLLLALRALGVRPKEALCVSGGRWWSYLCTDPGCCDPDGTSVVAGRDPRAVVAAATYAGLAPRGSRKAIAAAFRPISASAADAQRHALELELSRLIKSLAAPDGEARELEATQRLIAQAMAAAGTDPLRLDEGQVARLLVGLQNRTNRDCGAEYAEPDELVAAQRLWRFLTRRCVPPYDEFAKAPLTLLAWTSWLAGDTATTRVALAEALELDPAYTLADLLYHSLNSGLEPDGLLRVVRAERVRRAARGGRGSESGSAPQAFADDFDDESSEPVEPPAEPVAPAAGPTGRRAPRPPSMVEVRRGTDRSDRRTPGLPTAGPAAGPSAGPSPSAASGQGVVPPQRGRRGPGESQQRLAAPQPPPASDQSAGGSAVRPEVAHGLFAGLAHLAARCRGRKANTTTIGA is encoded by the coding sequence ATGACTCACGACGACCCGACCACCGCGTCCCACCTCCGGCTCCCCGGAGACCACCTGCTGCAGATGCACGGCCCCGCGGACATGGCCGCGATGCTGCCCTACCTGCTGGGCTTCTACCCGGACGACAGCATCGTCGCGGTCGCCCTGTACGGCCCGACCGGTCAGCACGGCGGAGCGATCCGGGCGGACATCCCCGAGGATCCGAATACCTGGCCGACCGCCGCCGCGGGCCTCCTGCAGCTGCTGGTCGAGCTCTCGGAGGAGCGGGAGCGGCGTCCTGACGCGGTCCTGATCTACCTGTGCCGTGATCCCGAGCCGGGGGCCCGCCCGGTCGTGACCCAGCTGCGTCCGCTCGCCGACCAGCTGCTGCTGGCGCTCCGGGCGCTCGGTGTCCGGCCCAAGGAGGCGCTCTGCGTCTCCGGCGGCCGCTGGTGGTCCTATCTCTGCACGGATCCGGGCTGCTGCGATCCCGATGGCACCTCGGTCGTCGCGGGGCGGGATCCGCGCGCGGTGGTGGCCGCCGCCACCTATGCGGGCCTCGCGCCGCGCGGCAGCCGCAAGGCCATCGCGGCCGCCTTCAGACCGATCAGCGCGTCGGCGGCGGATGCGCAGCGCCACGCGTTGGAGTTGGAGCTGAGCCGGCTGATCAAGAGCCTCGCCGCGCCGGACGGCGAGGCGCGGGAGCTGGAGGCCACCCAGCGGCTGATCGCCCAGGCCATGGCAGCGGCCGGCACCGACCCGCTGCGCCTGGACGAGGGGCAGGTGGCCCGGCTGCTGGTCGGCCTGCAGAACCGGACCAATCGTGACTGCGGCGCCGAGTACGCCGAGCCGGACGAACTGGTCGCCGCCCAGCGGCTGTGGCGCTTCCTCACCCGGCGCTGCGTGCCGCCCTACGACGAGTTCGCGAAGGCACCGCTCACCCTGCTGGCCTGGACGTCCTGGCTCGCCGGCGACACGGCGACCACCCGGGTCGCGTTGGCTGAAGCGCTCGAACTGGATCCCGCCTACACACTGGCCGACCTGCTGTACCACTCGCTCAACAGCGGGCTGGAACCGGACGGCCTGCTCCGGGTGGTGCGCGCGGAGCGCGTCCGCCGGGCAGCCCGAGGAGGCCGAGGCAGCGAGTCCGGCTCAGCGCCACAAGCCTTTGCCGACGACTTCGATGACGAATCGTCAGAGCCCGTCGAGCCGCCCGCCGAACCAGTGGCTCCGGCAGCCGGTCCGACCGGGCGCCGGGCGCCGCGCCCGCCTTCCATGGTGGAGGTGCGCCGAGGCACCGACCGGTCCGACCGCCGCACCCCGGGACTGCCCACAGCGGGCCCAGCGGCCGGGCCGAGCGCAGGGCCGAGCCCGTCCGCTGCGAGTGGCCAGGGGGTGGTCCCGCCCCAGCGCGGCCGCAGGGGCCCCGGAGAGTCGCAGCAGCGGCTGGCCGCGCCACAGCCGCCTCCTGCTTCGGACCAGTCGGCGGGCGGCTCGGCGGTGCGGCCGGAGGTGGCGCACGGCCTCTTCGCCGGGCTCGCGCACCTCGCCGCTCGCTGTCGCGGCCGGAAGGCCAACACCACCACGATCGGAGCCTGA
- a CDS encoding RecQ family ATP-dependent DNA helicase — MDQPVPAPDHRGPDDGAAASAAPTELDRSAVRERAETVLRELAGAQARLRDDQWLAIEALVVDHRRALVVQRTGWGKSAVYFIATALLRSAGAGPTVIVSPLLALMRNQVDSAARAGIHARTINSANPQEWEEIQAEVAAGTVDILLVSPERLNNPDFRDQVLPKLAASTGLLVVDEAHCISDWGHDFRPDYRRLRTMLADLSPGVPVLATTATANARVTADVAEQLGTAGSDSGALVLRGPLDRESLSLAVLPLPDPAHRLGWLADHLDELPGSGIVYTLTVAAAEEVTDFLRGRGFAVASYSGRTEDAERRSAEADLLANRVKALVATSALGMGFDKPDLGFVVHLGSPGSPIAYYQQVGRAGRGVDRAEVLLLPGREDEAIWRYFASLGFPPEEQVLRTLGALAEAGRPLSTAALEARVDLRRARLETMLKVLDVDGAVHRVRGGWLATGEPWVYDGERYAKVAQARTDEQQAMREYASGDHCRMEFLRRQLDDEQAAPCGRCDNCAGPRHSAEVSAQALDAARAALGRPGVSFEPRRLWPTGMDTLGVPLKGRIPADEQAQVGRALGRLSDIGWGGRLRTLLADGAPDGPVPADLLDALVTVLADWARGPGGWAGNEPETGRPVGVVTMASADRPQLVSTLGARIAEIGRLPLLGRIDYVDGRPPQGARSNSAQRLHSLAGALALPADLTQSLAGASGPVLLVDDLVDSGWTVTVAARLLRRAGAQAVLPLVLAVQG, encoded by the coding sequence ATGGACCAGCCCGTGCCAGCCCCCGACCACCGAGGCCCCGACGACGGCGCCGCCGCCTCCGCCGCCCCGACCGAGCTCGACCGAAGCGCCGTTCGCGAGCGGGCCGAGACCGTGCTTCGCGAGCTCGCCGGGGCGCAGGCCCGGCTGCGCGATGATCAGTGGCTCGCCATCGAGGCGCTCGTCGTCGACCACCGCCGGGCGCTGGTCGTCCAGCGCACCGGCTGGGGCAAATCGGCCGTCTACTTCATCGCCACCGCGCTGCTCCGGTCGGCCGGGGCCGGGCCCACGGTGATCGTCTCCCCCCTGCTCGCGCTGATGCGCAACCAGGTGGACTCGGCTGCCCGGGCCGGGATCCACGCCCGCACGATCAACTCCGCCAACCCGCAGGAGTGGGAGGAGATCCAGGCCGAGGTGGCGGCCGGGACGGTGGACATCCTGCTGGTCAGCCCGGAGCGGCTGAACAACCCCGACTTCCGTGACCAGGTGCTGCCCAAGCTCGCGGCCTCGACCGGCCTGCTGGTGGTCGACGAGGCGCACTGCATCTCCGACTGGGGCCACGACTTCCGGCCCGACTACCGCCGGCTGCGCACCATGCTGGCCGACCTCTCCCCCGGTGTCCCGGTGCTGGCGACGACCGCCACGGCCAACGCCCGGGTCACCGCGGACGTAGCCGAGCAGTTGGGCACCGCCGGTTCCGACAGCGGCGCGCTGGTGCTGCGCGGCCCGCTCGACCGCGAGAGCCTGAGCCTCGCGGTGCTGCCGCTGCCCGATCCGGCCCACCGCCTGGGCTGGCTCGCCGACCACCTGGACGAGCTGCCCGGCTCGGGCATCGTCTACACCCTGACGGTGGCCGCCGCGGAAGAGGTCACCGACTTCCTGCGCGGCCGAGGGTTCGCGGTCGCCTCCTACTCGGGTCGGACCGAGGATGCCGAGCGTCGAAGCGCCGAGGCCGATCTGCTGGCCAACCGGGTCAAGGCCCTGGTGGCCACCTCAGCGCTCGGCATGGGTTTCGACAAGCCCGACCTCGGTTTCGTGGTCCACCTCGGATCCCCGGGCTCACCGATCGCCTACTACCAGCAGGTCGGCCGCGCCGGGCGCGGGGTGGACCGCGCCGAGGTCCTGTTGCTGCCCGGCCGTGAGGACGAGGCGATCTGGCGGTACTTCGCCTCGCTCGGCTTCCCTCCCGAGGAACAAGTCCTGCGGACCCTCGGCGCGTTGGCCGAGGCGGGACGGCCGCTCTCCACCGCGGCCCTGGAGGCTCGGGTCGACCTGCGCCGGGCCCGGCTGGAGACCATGCTCAAGGTCCTCGACGTGGACGGCGCGGTACACCGGGTGCGCGGCGGCTGGCTGGCCACCGGGGAGCCCTGGGTCTACGACGGCGAGCGCTATGCCAAGGTCGCCCAGGCCAGGACGGACGAGCAGCAGGCCATGCGCGAGTACGCCAGCGGCGATCACTGCCGGATGGAGTTCCTGCGCCGCCAGCTGGACGACGAGCAGGCCGCGCCGTGCGGACGCTGCGACAACTGCGCCGGTCCCCGGCACAGTGCCGAGGTGTCGGCCCAGGCCCTGGACGCAGCCCGCGCCGCGCTGGGCCGCCCCGGTGTCAGCTTCGAGCCGCGCCGCCTCTGGCCCACCGGGATGGACACACTCGGCGTGCCCCTCAAGGGGCGGATCCCGGCCGACGAGCAGGCCCAGGTCGGTCGGGCGCTCGGCCGGCTCTCCGACATCGGTTGGGGAGGTCGGCTGCGCACCTTGCTGGCCGATGGTGCCCCGGACGGCCCGGTGCCCGCCGACCTGCTGGACGCGCTGGTCACGGTGCTGGCCGACTGGGCGCGCGGACCGGGCGGCTGGGCCGGGAACGAGCCGGAGACCGGTCGCCCGGTCGGAGTCGTCACCATGGCGTCCGCCGATCGTCCGCAGCTGGTGAGCACGCTGGGGGCGCGGATCGCGGAGATCGGACGGCTGCCACTGCTCGGTCGGATCGATTACGTCGACGGCCGGCCTCCGCAAGGTGCGCGCAGCAACAGCGCCCAGCGGCTGCACTCACTCGCGGGCGCCCTGGCCCTGCCCGCCGACCTGACGCAATCGCTGGCCGGTGCCTCGGGGCCGGTACTCCTGGTGGACGACCTGGTCGACAGCGGTTGGACGGTCACGGTGGCTGCCCGGCTGCTGCGGCGGGCGGGCGCGCAAGCCGTGTTGCCGCTGGTCCTGGCGGTTCAGGGGTGA
- a CDS encoding ribonuclease HII, translating into MPYQPPTHSVERSLRRTGATLVAGLDEVGRGAWAGPVTVGAAVTGLRRPPEGLTDSKLLTPRRREQLAPVLADWVTAYALGQASALECDELGMTAALRLAAIRALEALPVRPDAVILDGKHDYLGGPWRVRTVIKGDQSCVCVSAASVLAKVHRDGLMAELAPEFPTFGFEDNAGYPSPVHRAALEELGPTQHHRLSWAFMDALPRWSHLKRSRFAAEGDEQLTLGF; encoded by the coding sequence ATGCCGTACCAGCCACCGACCCACAGCGTGGAGCGCTCCCTGCGCCGCACCGGCGCGACGCTCGTCGCCGGCCTGGACGAGGTGGGGCGCGGGGCCTGGGCCGGCCCGGTGACGGTCGGCGCCGCCGTGACCGGCCTGCGGCGCCCGCCCGAGGGGCTCACCGACTCCAAGCTGCTGACCCCGCGCCGTCGCGAGCAACTGGCGCCGGTGCTCGCGGACTGGGTCACGGCCTACGCGCTGGGGCAGGCCTCCGCCCTCGAATGCGACGAACTCGGCATGACCGCCGCACTGCGCCTGGCCGCGATCCGGGCGCTGGAGGCGCTCCCGGTGCGGCCCGATGCGGTGATCCTGGACGGCAAGCACGACTACCTGGGCGGCCCTTGGCGGGTGCGGACGGTGATCAAGGGCGACCAGAGCTGCGTCTGCGTCTCGGCCGCCTCGGTCCTGGCCAAGGTGCACCGGGACGGCCTGATGGCCGAACTGGCGCCGGAGTTCCCGACCTTCGGCTTCGAGGACAACGCCGGATACCCCTCGCCCGTGCACCGGGCAGCGCTGGAGGAGCTCGGCCCCACCCAACACCACCGGCTCTCCTGGGCCTTCATGGACGCCCTGCCCCGCTGGAGCCACCTCAAGCGTTCGCGGTTCGCGGCAGAGGGCGACGAACAGCTCACTCTGGGTTTCTGA
- a CDS encoding carbohydrate ABC transporter permease encodes MSSQTSDQPVLSAARPLPAAKAVRKSFSSPLGSLFVIVVTILWTIPTFGLLATSLRPQQDVAVSGWWNVFAHPNLLLSNYHTVLFDGGYGVQGGLMPYLVNSLAISVPATVFPLVLASMAAYALAWVRFRGSDTLFFLIFALQVVPLQMALIPLLQLFSGGAHLGGVTVIPKFDLSGTYAPVWLAHTMFALPLATFLLHNFISQLPRDLMEAAVVDGATHFKIFRSIVLPLCTPALASFAIFQFLWVWNDLLVALTFAGGTPEVAPMTVRLAQLSGSFGGHWEVLTAGAFLSIIIPLLVFFGLQRYFVRGLLAGSVKG; translated from the coding sequence ATGAGCAGTCAGACGTCCGACCAGCCCGTCCTGTCCGCCGCCCGACCGCTGCCCGCGGCCAAGGCCGTCCGCAAGTCGTTCAGCAGCCCGCTCGGCTCGCTCTTCGTCATCGTGGTCACGATCCTGTGGACGATCCCGACCTTCGGGCTGCTCGCCACCTCGCTGCGGCCGCAGCAGGACGTGGCCGTGAGCGGCTGGTGGAACGTCTTCGCCCACCCGAACCTGCTCCTCTCCAACTACCACACCGTCCTGTTCGACGGCGGATACGGCGTCCAGGGCGGACTGATGCCCTATCTGGTCAACTCGCTGGCGATCAGCGTGCCGGCGACCGTCTTCCCGCTGGTGCTGGCCTCGATGGCCGCCTACGCACTGGCCTGGGTGCGGTTCCGGGGCAGCGACACCCTCTTCTTCCTGATCTTCGCGCTGCAGGTGGTCCCGCTGCAGATGGCCCTGATCCCGCTGCTCCAACTCTTCTCGGGCGGCGCGCACCTGGGCGGGGTGACCGTCATCCCGAAGTTCGACCTGAGCGGCACCTACGCCCCGGTCTGGCTGGCCCACACCATGTTCGCGCTGCCGCTGGCCACCTTCCTGCTGCACAACTTCATCTCCCAGCTGCCCCGCGACCTGATGGAGGCGGCGGTGGTCGACGGGGCCACGCACTTCAAGATCTTCCGGTCCATCGTGCTACCGCTGTGCACGCCCGCGCTGGCCTCGTTCGCGATCTTCCAGTTCCTCTGGGTCTGGAACGACCTGCTGGTGGCGCTGACCTTTGCCGGTGGCACCCCCGAGGTGGCGCCGATGACGGTCCGCCTGGCCCAGCTCTCCGGCTCGTTCGGCGGGCACTGGGAGGTGCTGACCGCGGGGGCGTTCCTGTCGATCATCATCCCGCTGCTGGTCTTCTTCGGGCTGCAGCGCTACTTCGTCCGCGGGCTGCTGGCGGGCTCGGTCAAGGGCTGA
- a CDS encoding carbohydrate ABC transporter permease, which translates to MPVTSPLLADSAWNDAAIKLGNSFGAIAGFLGILLVVFFAAGRATGRFGRPLAIAVFLGPAVLLLLVGLVAPLIRTVYLSFRNDDSTKFLGAKNYTWAFTNDSIHQVLLNTLLWLVVAPLAATGLGLALALLVDRMRWQSLYKSLIFMPMAISLVGASIIWKFVYDTRSSAQAQIGLLSQLAVWLGWKNPPNWILSHPLNDFLLMVVMVWVQTGFAMVVLSAAIKAIPDEVTEAARLDGAGGLRLFWYVTVPMIRTTLVVVLTTVMIVTLKAFDIVRTMTGGNFGTQVLANEMYSQSFVQFNVGRGSALAVILFLAVLPLVAYNIVQLRKERATR; encoded by the coding sequence ATGCCCGTGACCAGTCCTCTACTCGCCGACTCGGCCTGGAACGACGCCGCGATCAAACTGGGCAACAGCTTCGGGGCGATCGCCGGCTTCCTGGGCATCCTGTTGGTGGTCTTCTTCGCGGCCGGCCGGGCGACCGGGCGGTTCGGCCGCCCGCTCGCTATCGCGGTCTTCCTCGGTCCGGCGGTGCTGCTGCTCCTGGTGGGCCTGGTGGCGCCGCTGATCCGGACGGTCTACCTCAGCTTCCGCAACGACGACAGCACCAAGTTCCTCGGCGCCAAGAACTACACCTGGGCCTTCACCAACGACTCGATCCACCAGGTGCTCCTCAACACCCTGCTCTGGCTGGTCGTCGCCCCGTTGGCGGCCACCGGCCTGGGGCTGGCGCTGGCCCTGCTGGTGGACCGGATGCGCTGGCAGTCGCTCTACAAGTCGCTGATCTTCATGCCGATGGCGATCTCGCTGGTCGGCGCCAGCATCATCTGGAAGTTCGTCTACGACACCCGCAGTTCCGCGCAGGCGCAGATCGGGCTGCTCAGCCAACTGGCGGTCTGGCTGGGCTGGAAGAACCCGCCGAACTGGATCCTCTCCCACCCGTTGAACGACTTCCTGCTCATGGTGGTCATGGTCTGGGTGCAGACCGGCTTCGCCATGGTGGTCCTCTCCGCGGCGATCAAGGCGATCCCCGACGAGGTCACCGAGGCCGCCCGGCTGGACGGCGCGGGCGGGCTGCGGCTCTTCTGGTACGTCACGGTGCCGATGATCCGCACCACGCTGGTCGTGGTGCTGACCACCGTCATGATCGTCACGCTCAAGGCCTTCGACATCGTCCGCACCATGACCGGCGGCAACTTCGGCACCCAGGTGCTGGCCAACGAGATGTACTCGCAGTCCTTCGTGCAGTTCAACGTCGGCCGGGGCAGCGCACTCGCGGTGATCCTCTTCCTCGCGGTCCTCCCACTGGTCGCCTACAACATCGTCCAACTGCGCAAGGAGCGGGCCACCCGATGA
- a CDS encoding ABC transporter substrate-binding protein: protein MFASILSPESDSLEKSWAEFSSCTGIKISYEGSNDFESQLPVRVAGGNTPDLAIIPQPGLLGQMVKTGKVVKPPARTVANEDQWSPIWKTYGSVNGTFYAAPMSANMKSLVWYSPKAFQAAGYSVPKTWADLMALSDKIAKAGSNGSKPWCGGLGSGTATGWPASDWLEEVVLGGQGAQVYDDWISHKVKFGDPQITQSMQTVAGWMQNPAWVNGGIGDVKSIATTTFQDAGAPILTGKCWMLQQASFYEAQWPKGTKVAPDGDIFAFALPPANPALPAPVEGGGEFVAAFSSRPEVQAVQNYLSSTDWASSRVKVAPGWVSANRGVDQSLYTDPIDQLSAKALTDSSAAFRFDASDMMPAAIGSGEEWKALTAWFAEGESVQKVASDIDGAWPQ, encoded by the coding sequence ATGTTCGCCTCGATCCTGAGCCCGGAGTCGGACTCGCTGGAGAAGTCCTGGGCCGAGTTCAGTTCTTGTACCGGAATCAAGATCTCCTACGAGGGCTCCAACGACTTCGAGTCCCAGCTCCCGGTCCGGGTGGCCGGCGGCAACACCCCTGATCTCGCGATCATTCCGCAACCCGGCCTGCTGGGCCAGATGGTGAAGACCGGGAAGGTCGTCAAGCCGCCGGCCCGGACGGTGGCCAACGAGGACCAGTGGAGCCCGATCTGGAAGACCTACGGCTCGGTCAACGGGACCTTCTACGCGGCGCCGATGAGCGCCAACATGAAGTCGCTGGTCTGGTACTCGCCCAAGGCCTTCCAGGCGGCGGGCTACAGCGTCCCGAAGACCTGGGCCGACCTGATGGCGCTCAGTGACAAGATCGCCAAGGCGGGCAGCAACGGCAGCAAGCCCTGGTGCGGCGGCCTCGGCTCGGGCACGGCGACCGGCTGGCCGGCCAGCGACTGGCTGGAGGAGGTCGTGCTCGGCGGCCAGGGCGCGCAGGTCTACGACGACTGGATCAGCCACAAGGTCAAGTTCGGCGATCCGCAGATCACCCAGTCCATGCAGACGGTGGCGGGCTGGATGCAGAACCCGGCCTGGGTCAACGGCGGTATCGGGGACGTGAAGTCGATCGCCACCACGACCTTCCAGGACGCGGGCGCGCCGATCCTCACCGGCAAGTGCTGGATGCTCCAGCAGGCCTCCTTCTACGAGGCGCAGTGGCCCAAGGGCACCAAGGTCGCACCGGACGGCGACATCTTCGCCTTCGCGCTGCCGCCGGCGAACCCGGCGCTGCCCGCCCCGGTCGAGGGCGGCGGCGAGTTCGTGGCCGCCTTCTCCAGCCGGCCCGAGGTGCAGGCGGTGCAGAACTACCTCTCCTCGACGGACTGGGCCTCCAGCCGGGTCAAGGTCGCGCCCGGCTGGGTCTCGGCCAACCGCGGTGTGGACCAGAGCCTCTACACCGATCCGATCGACCAGCTCTCGGCCAAGGCGCTGACCGACAGCTCCGCCGCCTTCCGGTTCGACGCCTCGGACATGATGCCCGCCGCGATCGGCTCCGGGGAGGAGTGGAAGGCGCTCACCGCCTGGTTCGCGGAGGGTGAGTCGGTGCAGAAGGTGGCCTCGGACATCGACGGCGCCTGGCCGCAGTAG
- a CDS encoding cytochrome P450: MTGLVRLDPLARDSAGEGERLRAAGPVARVELPGGVRAWAVTQHAAARALLTDQRLVKDARHWAAYQRGEVPGDWPLIGLAVPGPSMVTADGEEHRRLRALVAQAFTPRRVELMRPRVERTTAALLDALAAGEPEVDLKSDFAFPLPMTVIGSLLGVDPADHGYLRELYERFFSSVPDPAGIQATIKALNAFVADLVRRRRAAPGDDLTSALLAADVEGSELTDAEAAATLRVIIAAGHETTVNLISNAVRALLGHPDQLALVCSGAVPWSAVVEESLRWTPPTSNFLFRYATEEIAVAGVVLPAGEPVLISYNAIGRDPLRHGVTAELFDVTRDPVRHLSFGHGPHVCPGSPLARLEAQVALPALFARFPGLALAVPDEELRPSASVVVNSLRELPVRLR, translated from the coding sequence ATGACCGGCCTGGTGAGGCTGGACCCCCTGGCGCGGGACAGCGCCGGGGAGGGGGAGCGGCTGCGCGCGGCGGGACCGGTGGCGCGGGTGGAGCTGCCCGGCGGGGTGCGGGCGTGGGCGGTCACCCAGCACGCGGCCGCCCGGGCGCTGCTGACCGATCAGCGGCTGGTCAAGGACGCCCGGCACTGGGCCGCCTACCAGCGCGGCGAGGTCCCCGGTGACTGGCCGCTGATCGGCCTGGCGGTGCCCGGGCCGAGCATGGTGACCGCCGACGGCGAGGAGCACCGGCGCCTGCGCGCGCTGGTGGCACAGGCGTTCACGCCGCGGCGGGTGGAGCTGATGCGGCCCCGGGTCGAGCGGACCACCGCCGCACTGCTGGACGCGCTGGCCGCGGGGGAGCCGGAGGTGGACCTGAAGTCCGACTTCGCCTTCCCGCTGCCGATGACGGTGATCGGCTCGCTGCTGGGGGTGGACCCGGCGGACCACGGTTACCTGCGCGAGCTCTACGAGCGGTTCTTCAGCAGCGTGCCCGACCCGGCGGGCATCCAGGCCACCATCAAGGCGCTGAACGCCTTCGTGGCCGACCTGGTCCGCCGCCGCCGCGCGGCGCCCGGCGACGATCTGACGAGCGCGCTGCTCGCGGCCGATGTCGAGGGCAGCGAGCTGACCGACGCGGAGGCGGCGGCCACCCTGCGGGTGATCATCGCGGCGGGTCACGAGACCACGGTCAACCTGATCAGCAACGCCGTGCGGGCCCTGCTGGGGCACCCGGACCAGCTGGCGCTGGTGTGCTCGGGCGCGGTGCCCTGGTCGGCGGTGGTCGAGGAGTCGCTCCGCTGGACGCCGCCGACCAGCAACTTCCTGTTCCGGTACGCCACCGAGGAGATCGCGGTGGCCGGCGTCGTGCTGCCGGCCGGGGAGCCGGTGCTGATCTCCTACAACGCGATCGGGCGGGACCCGCTGCGGCACGGGGTGACGGCCGAGCTGTTCGACGTCACCCGGGACCCGGTGCGCCACCTCTCCTTCGGGCACGGGCCGCACGTCTGCCCCGGCTCGCCGCTGGCCCGGCTGGAGGCGCAGGTGGCGCTGCCCGCGCTCTTCGCCCGCTTCCCCGGCCTGGCACTGGCAGTGCCGGACGAGGAGCTGCGGCCGAGCGCCTCGGTGGTGGTCAACAGCCTGCGGGAGCTGCCGGTCCGGCTGCGCTGA